The nucleotide window TAATCCTCGAGCATTTGCTTCATCGACAATAATTGTGTACGACAACTTTCTGGTGCTATGTATTCAACCTTGGCAGGGGATAGTGAAATCGAACTTTGTTTCTTGCTATACCATGTGACTAAGTTATTACCGAGATAGAAACATCCTCCTGAGGTGCTCTTTCTATCATCAATATTTCCTTCCCAATTTGCATCACTATAACCTGCAAGATGTGAGTTGGAGTCTTTTGAATACCAAATTCCATATTTTGCAGTACTATGAACATATCTGATAATACGCTTAACAGGTTTCAAATGAGATTCCATTGGTGTTGCTTGATATCTTGCACAAACTCCAATACTGAAAGAGATGTCTGGCCTGCTAGTTGTGAGATAGAGCAAACTTCCAATCATGCTTCTATAGAGACTTGGGTCTACATCTTTTCCATGCTTATCTTTTGTCAACTTCTGATTCACACTCATGGGTGTTCTCATATATCTAGCCTTTTCCAAGCCAAATATTTTTACCAAGTTCTGTGCATACTTGGTTTCACAAATGAAAATTCCTTCTTTGCATTTTTtgatttggaaacccaaaaagtagttcagttcacctaccatgctcatctcaaactcttcttgcattagatgaacaaactcatccacttgcttttgtgatgttgaaccaaatatgatatcatcaacatagatttgTGCCACCATAAGATCTGATTTGGTCTTCTTTATGAACAAAGTTTTGTCTGCTCCTCCTCATTTTTAGCccttctcaagcaaaaattttgTAAGCATTTCATACCAAGCCCGAGGAGCTTCCTTCAAGCCTTAGAGAGCCTTTTTCAATTTGAACACATGATCTGAATGTTGAGGATCTTCAAACCcttttggttgctccacaaaaacTTCTTCACTTATAACTCTATTTAGAAAAGCACTCTTAACATGcatttgatgtagcttgaacCCCATACAACATCCTACTGCTAACAATAATCTGATGGATTCCAGGCGTCCAACTggtgcaaatgtttcatcaaaatcaattccttcaacttgagtatatccttgagccactagtcttgctttatttttggtgatgttgcctttgtcatcagtcttgttcttgaaaatccacttgGTTCCAATAACATTCACATCCTTTGGCCTTGGGACCAATGTCCATACATCATTTTGAACAAACTGATTCAATTATTCTTGCATTACAGCCATCCAGTATTCATCAACTAAAGCTTCTTTGACATTCTTTGGTTCAATAAGATAGATGTAACATGTGTATCCAGCCAATTCTTGATAATCAATTCATTGAGCGCTTCTGGTTCTTCTTCCTTCAGTCACATTACCAATCACATTCTAAATAggatgatttttctttattattgagGATGCTTCAAGACTGCtatcttcattatcttcttcatcatcaatttcttctttatctGACCCTGAGATGATTTTGTCTGTTGTAACTTCAGTTGCAACATCAGTTATAACCTGCTGTTTGTCTGAATCCTGAGCAATTTCTGTTGTTGTAGTTGGTGTTGTAACCTGTGTTGCAACTTCTTGAACTTCCTGTAGCTCTTCATCTGCTGATTCACAATTCTGAGTGATAAGCTTGTTTGGCTCACTTGATGCACCTTGAGTCTCATatcagagaaatcatcaacaacaatatTAATGGTTTCCATTacctttttggtttttgaattgAACACCCGATAGGCTCTACTAGTAGTAAAATACCCCATGAATAATCCTTCATCACTTTTCCTGTCAAATTTTCCCAGCTGATCTCTATCATTCAAAATGTAACATTTGCTTCCAAAGATGTGAAAGTATTTAAGATTTGGCTTTTTacctttttaaatttcataCAGTTTCATGTTGGTTGAAGGCCGAATGTATACTCTATTGATGATATAGCATGCTGTATTGATTGCTTCCGCCCAAAATCTTGTAGAGAGTTTCTTTGAATTCAACATAACTCTAGCCATCTCTTGGAGAGTGCGATTCTTCCTTTCAACCACTCTGTTTTGTTGTGGATTTTTTGGAGTTGAAAATTCATGATGAATCCCATATTCCTTGCTAAATTTTACAAACTGAGCATTTTCAAATTCTCTTCTATGGTCACTTCTGATTCTGACAATCTTTCCTATTTGACACTCTTTCTCATTTTGGAGttgcatgcataacttcttgaaaGCTTCAAAAGTTTCTGATTTCTCTTTGAGGAAGTCCACCCAAGTGTACCTAGAATAGTCATCAACACACAAACACATATCTTTTACCTGACAAGCTTTCTATCTGTGTGGGTCCGATAAGATCCATATGTAAGAGTTCAAGCACTCTTGTTGTAACAATGTCTTGCACCACTTTGTAAGAAGCGTGACTTTACTTTCCCAGTTGACAAGGTCCACATACACCATCTTCCTTTTTTGTAAGCTTGGGCACTCCTTAACAGCTTTCATTTCTGTAATCTTCATCAAGTTCCTGAAGTTTGGATGTCCAAGTTCTGATGCCAAATTTCAATGATGTTGCAAGATGCGTTATAACACACTTCCAATGTCTCTAGCAAATAGCAATTATCTGAAGATTTTAAACCAATTAAAACACACTGACCAGCTTCATCATAGACTACACATCTGTCCTGAGTAAATTTTACCACCAGATTTCGATCACATAATTGACTTATACTCAGAAGATTTGCCTTCAGTCCTTCTacatgcaaaatattttttagtctTTTATACCCAAGAACCATCAATGTTCCTTTTCCAACTACTTGACCTTTCTGACCATCACCAAAAGTCACATGCCCAATTGGACATTCtttgtaattcatcaaaaaacTTTTGTCACCTGTCATATGTCTTGAATAACCACGGTCAACATACCAGTTGTCTTTTGAGGATTTTTTCGAGTATCCCACTAAATCTTCTTTTCTGACCAATATcttcttggtttctttcttcttttctctggtatatggtgtctgcctcatatttttgctttctttgtgtCTTTCTTCAACTTCCAACATTTTGGACGAATGTGCCCTTTGACACTATAGTAATAACATGTCAGAATCCACTTCTTTGCTTTTTCAAATAGTCTACCAttcttcatatcttcttttagTTGATAATACTCGGGTCTTATATGGCCTATTCTTCCACAATGAAGGCATATAGGGACCTGTCTTTTATGTTGTCTCTTTTCCTTATTATACTTCCCTTGTTTATATTCTTGAGCATTTGATAGAACACAGGCTATTTCAACTTTGCATTTCTTGCCTCCTGATGTCTCTTTTATATGATGTTGTGTCACCCTTGTTTGAAAAGGTACCTCCTCAATCTTGGATTTTCCTTTGTTCATGTTGTTTATGGCCTTTTCAGCATTGTTTAGCTTTTCTTGACATTCTTTCAACTCTTTTgcaagttttttgttttgtatgaacatttcatCAAGTTTATTTAACATGAGTTCATACCCATGCAAAAGATCATTTCCACTAGCCTCTTCACAAACAGTTTCTCCAGATGTTGCAATTGATGTTGTAACTGGACTTGCAAAAGCActgaaatttctgaaaatttgaCATTTTTTAGCACATCTGGTAAAGAAGCATGATCGTTGTTTGCATCtacttctttgtcttcttcctgAATTTTTCTGAAATACCTGCACAATTCCTTGGTCAAAAGGGtaatttcttcttcctcttctttatcTTTAGTTTGTTACAGCCCTTTTGGCCTTGTTGCTTCAACTTTTAGGGATACATCTTCTTCTCTTATGCCTGGATTCAGATTCATCTCATAGGCTTGTAAAGAACCCATCAATTCATCAAGTCTCATAGTTGTCATATCCCTTGCCTCATCTATCACAACAACCttagcatcaaatcttcttggaagaGATCTAAGAGTTTTCTGAACAAGTTTTTTTATCAGAATACTTCTTACCGAGTTGAGATGCTTGATTTGCTATATCCATTAGTTTGCTGTTGAACACGGTTataatctcttcttcttttatctTGAGATTCTCAAATCTGGTTGACAACATCTAGAGCTTGGAAATTTTCACCAAATTTTTACcttcatgatttttttgtaGTATATCCCAAGCATTCTTGGCGCAGTCACATGTTGCAACATACTTGAAATGGTTTTCATCTACTCctccaaaaaaaacattgagTGCTTTCCCATTGGCATTTGCTTTGAGCATATCTCCGGAACTCCAgtcactcttcttcttcatggtctcattcatgttttcatcaacttcATTTGGGGGAGAACATCCTTCTTCTACAACtgtccatgcactctcatcaagagatttgatgaaagccttcatgcgtgccttccaatatggataatTCGATCTATCGagcaacggtggtcgtgtgatggaagctccttcttttccggccatcaatggaactgttaggacctcgccgactttgaCGCCAAAAAGAACATGGCGACCAAGGCTctaataccacttgttagttctgccgatgtggtttgtggtttagagaacacttaaacactcatagaaagctcacacaaaccaaaaaaGAAGGAGACATagaagattggtaacccagttcggcgtccacttgCCTACATCTGCGGgtcaagcccggagataaacaatccactaaaagaggtgaaaataaatgagtacaaatacttgtcactcactctcccaacaataaagatcattACCATCTCTAGATtttctagtgctcacacactctcctccacaagtggcacacccaatctcagagcaaggtagcttataaagacgcctcaacgtccctaatatagcacatacctcttttagaatctccacggctactaatttaaaaaccttccaaaattagctgttgcaacatCTATTgaaacatgaattgcaacatggccctgactgctgacttgactgagttctggttacgttgcggatgacctcaagacccatcaacctcccgatCATGCTTTGTCCGAGTCAGTgtagccaaatctcccgatcccgactgccggcaactagcctacctccttagttcctcatcacgcagtcccctcccAAAGGGTGCACgtctttgtgcgtcttcacgaaacttgccaaacttaaaCTTCAATTCATCTAAGTTTGACCTTCAAAgtttctccaaacttgatcttcaattcacccaagtttggtcttcaaatcttcccaataatagatcttcaatcatccttattaaggtttcttcaaatcataccatcaatactcttcaatcatatcattgataggtatttctttaattaaactccatccatatttagtcttcaatcaaatcaccctaAAATATGGTcatgatatgatcttgtcttcaagttgtaatacattgccaaaaaataattccaccaagatcttcaaaatatttGGCTTCAAGTCAAGACTCCTTGCTATGTCACCATGCTTTGCCATATCATAAATTATGCCACATCACACatgttgccacgtcatcttaacttagtgtcaaatcatgccaattatagtgtggttgcactaacaaCTTTCTACATAATAATTTATGTCacctctatttttttcaattctctTTATATCATGGATTCTAGCCATTTATAATGTCCTATGTCCACCCCAGAATTAGGTTTTGTGCActcttttaatttaaagttGTGGATGCTCGTATTATTTGTAAGGCTCTTAGATTTTAGTACCTTGATTATATGTGCCTATTACAATGTATAGTAAGAtggcttttttattttcaattttttactgtagatttattgttgttgttgttgttgttattattattattattattattattattattattattattattattattattgaacaATACGGTACTATATATAGCACCACATTTTTCATACATGTTGTAGTTGTTACCTAGGTAgtcagaaccggaccggaccttTGAACCGGAGGAGGCCAAGGTTCAAGGGTCAAGAGGTCCAACCGCGGTCGACCCGGGTCAAActggatttaataaataaaaatataaaataaaatacatttaatattatattaatttttaaattaaatacacaacctatattaatttttaaatacaacctatcaaacaaaagttacaaaacaagTCTTGATTCCAATCATTCCACATTCAAAACACAACATTTAACaacatttaattaaactaaatccatataaaaagtataaaacactaaataaaaattaatctcgtcaagtttttttctcaaacactaaaatcaaatccataaaaattaaattcatagcTCATAATTCTCAACAAAATATACATTTAGATAATACTATGCAATAAGCATGGTAAGAAAATTCAAAATGCATAGTTTCATACACAAAAAGTTTTCCACATTGAAATGAAATCCACACATGGGCCATGGCCATGGCCCattagcttatttttttaattcactgTTGAAGCCGGATGAACCGGTCTGGTTCATCCGGTTCAACAGCGGTTTTTCTTCTGCCCGGTTTTATAGGCTAAACCGGACAGGTCTAATGCCCGGGTCCGGTTCTGACTACCTAGGTTGTTACTGTACAACATTGGATTCTTCTATAGCATTGGATTGTTGTTGTGGCTTAGATCggggtgtttgttttttttaatcattgagTGTAGTGTTTTGTTTGGAGCCGGAGAGATGGTTGTAAAGgggaataagaagaaaaagaaagaaggagaTGAGAAGAGGAGGGAGAGGAGCTAAAAGTCATAAAGGGTGAAGTTGCTTCTTGTCAACAAAGTTCTGTTTACCTGGATTAGAATTCATCTCAATTGAATCTGCGAGATAAATGCCATAGCAAATGTTTTGGAAACTCTCAATAATCCTCCTGCAATCTTGCCAAATTCTGCATGGTAGTGTTTACGCTTTCAACTCCAGGTTTGTGCTGGGAAAGCCGGTTTTATTTGCATGCTTGGAGTGTGTTAGATAGTATACTAATACTTAActtgtttttgaaagaaaagttGGATATGGGAAATTTTACAAAGTGTACATGATAATTCTTAGCTTGAAATCTGTGTTATATATCCTGCAATCATGATTAATATTGTTTTCTTTAGGTAGAACGGATTCTAAAAATTTTCTTGATGTTGTTGTGCTTAGAAATTTTCATAAGATACAATTATACACCTTTTGGTCTTGTCATGCATAGTAATCtctaaaattaatttgatacTGTCATGTGTAGTAATATTGTTTT belongs to Dioscorea cayenensis subsp. rotundata cultivar TDr96_F1 chromosome 17, TDr96_F1_v2_PseudoChromosome.rev07_lg8_w22 25.fasta, whole genome shotgun sequence and includes:
- the LOC120281116 gene encoding secreted RxLR effector protein 161-like, giving the protein MSVNQKLTKDKHGKDVDPSLYRSMIGSLLYLTTSRPDISFSIGVCARYQATPMESHLKPVKRIIRYVHSTAKYGIWYSKDSNSHLAGYSDANWEGNIDDRKSTSGGCFYLGNNLVTWYSKKQSSISLSPAKVEYIAPESCRTQLLSMKQMLEDYGLQQGVLTIFCDNKSAIDIFKNPVQHSRTKHIDL
- the LOC120281117 gene encoding uncharacterized protein LOC120281117, with protein sequence MKKKSDWSSGDMLKANANGKALNVFFGGVDENHFKFENLKIKEEEIITVFNSKLMDIANQASQLDEARDMTTMRLDELMGSLQAYEMNLNPGIREEDVSLKVEATRPKGLNFSAFASPVTTSIATSGETVCEEASGNDLLHGYELMLNKLDEMFIQNKKLAKELKECQEKLNNAEKAINNMNKGKSKIEEVPFQTRVTQHHIKETSGGDKSFLMNYKECPIGHVTFGDGQKGQVVGKGTLMVLGYKRLKNILHVEGLKANLLSISQLCDRNLVVKFTQDRCVVYDEAELGHPNFRNLMKITEMKAVKECPSLQKRKMVYVDLVNWESKVTLLTKWYTWVDFLKEKSETFEAFKKLCMQLQNEKECQIGKIVRIRSDHRREFENAQFVKFSKEYGIHHEFSTPKNPQQNRVVERKNRTLQEMARVMLNSKKLSTRFWAEAINTACYIINRVYIRPSTNMKLDQLGKFDRKSDEGLFMGYFTTSRAYRVFNSKTKKTQGASSEPNKLITQNCESADEELQEVQEVATQVTTPTTTTEIAQDSDKQQVITDVATEVTTDKIISGSDKEEIDDEEDNEDSSLEASSIIKKNHPI